GCGCCCACCGCGACGAAGGTCCTGCCCGAGCTGTATGCCCTGGGCCTGAAGCCACGCGTGGCCACCTCCTTCCCACTACTGCGCACCCGCCGCGACGACGCGGAGACGGTGGCGAAGCTGCGCGCGGGGAGCACCATCACCCTGCTGGCCACGGACGGTGGGTGGTACCTCGTCCAGTCGGAGACGCGGCTGCTCGGCTGGGCACGCGCGGGCACGCTCGCAAAGAGCCTGGAGGTGATGAAGAAGGCCGGCGTTCCCGACAAGCGCGGCCAGCTCCTGGTCCTGCAGCTCCGTCTGCGAGCGGTGATGGGGGCGACTCCAGACGAGAGTCATGCGCCCTGGCTGCCGTCCGACTCCGGCCTCATCCTCCAGAACGAGTCCGCCGGCACCCACGAGACCTACCACCTGTGTCCGGACGGCCGTGGGGCGCTCGCCTTCCTCGTCGATGACCACACGAAGTACGGCACCTGGACGCTCGACGGGGACACGCTGAAGCTGGAGCTCACCCGGGAAACAAGACGGGAAGGCGTGGGCGAGCCCGTGCCCATGCCGGAGGGACAGGAAGGACTGCCGACGTACAGCGAGTACAAAGACTCCGAAGAAGCGATTGAGGAGTCCGCCTCGCTCTTGTGGGCCGAGGTCCTGGAGGACCTGAAGAACCCCTCTCCCAGCTTCTTCACCCCGATTCGCGGCACGCCCACGTGCCGTTGAGCGCCCGACAGCCCCCGGCCGCCGCCCCGCTCCCCCGCCTGCTCAGCACCCCTCCGCTTTCGCCCGGCCACCAACCCGCTTATCCCGAGAGCACCCAC
Above is a genomic segment from Pyxidicoccus trucidator containing:
- a CDS encoding SH3 domain-containing protein, whose protein sequence is MPTACALVLASVLTAAAPSAPALEADLDKAPPAAPSAAAPTATKVLPELYALGLKPRVATSFPLLRTRRDDAETVAKLRAGSTITLLATDGGWYLVQSETRLLGWARAGTLAKSLEVMKKAGVPDKRGQLLVLQLRLRAVMGATPDESHAPWLPSDSGLILQNESAGTHETYHLCPDGRGALAFLVDDHTKYGTWTLDGDTLKLELTRETRREGVGEPVPMPEGQEGLPTYSEYKDSEEAIEESASLLWAEVLEDLKNPSPSFFTPIRGTPTCR